A window of Bdellovibrionota bacterium genomic DNA:
CCAATGTTTCGGGCGCTCCACGACGCTCCACGCAGTTCCACCTTGCCGACCCCTCCGGCCGCGATCTCTTCCGTAGCCGTGGCGGCTTCACCGACGAGATTGTCGACCTCTTTTCCCTTCAGCAGTGGTTTAATTTTTTCCAGGAGCGGTCGTCGGAAGATCGCGAGGGCGAGGATCGAGATCGCGGAGAAAAGGAGCCACTGCTCCCAAATCGGCTCGATGAGTTCAAGCCCGACGAAAAGGGCGATGAACAGCGCTCCGATTCCGAAGAAAAGGAGATAGAACCCCCCCGGTGATATCAATTCGGCGCCCAAGAGCACCAGGCCGAATACCGCCCAGATCCACCATGCCATTGTTGGGCA
This region includes:
- a CDS encoding NfeD family protein, with amino-acid sequence MAWWIWAVFGLVLLGAELISPGGFYLLFFGIGALFIALFVGLELIEPIWEQWLLFSAISILALAIFRRPLLEKIKPLLKGKEVDNLVGEAATATEEIAAGGVGKVELRGASWSARNIGPTTIGKGQRLIVDGIHGLTLSVRAEK